From a region of the Castanea sativa cultivar Marrone di Chiusa Pesio chromosome 10, ASM4071231v1 genome:
- the LOC142612184 gene encoding putative mitochondrial protein AtMg00310, producing the protein MSTFSIPNKVCDKLDSLTRRFLWKPRQREGGFMAWSAWDKLCYPRSLGGLGFKIANEVNSALLAKLARTMVSKRESICMRILISKYKARDDWLQANVPENTSPIWKAIEKAKSIVSKGACYLIGDGNSLIFGLIRGCHGFRGSFQLQNLHPY; encoded by the coding sequence ATGTCCACCTTTAGTATCCCCAACAAAGTTTGTGACAAGCTAGATTCTTTAACTAGAAGGTTCTTGTGGAAACCAAGGCAGCGTGAGGGCGGATTTATGGCATGGAGCGCATGGGATAAACTCTGTTACCCAAGAAGTCTTGGCGGCCTAGGCTTCAAAATAGCCAATGAGGTAAATAGTGCATTGTTGGCCAAATTGGCCAGGACGATGGTGTCTAAAAGGGAAAGTATATGCATGAGGATTCTCATATCAAAGTACAAGGCTAGAGATGATTGGCTACAAGCTAATGTACCAGAGAACACATCCCCTATCTGGAAAGCAATTGAGAAGGCAAAGTCCATTGTCTCAAAAGGTGCTTGCTATCTTATTGGAGATGGAAACTCGTTGATATTTGGCTTGATTCGTGGGTGCCATGGATTCAGGGGTTCATTCCAACTCCAAAATCTGCATCCATACTGA